One window of the Candidatus Jettenia sp. genome contains the following:
- the uvrA gene encoding excinuclease ABC subunit UvrA, with product MKKSIIARGIRVHNLKNITVEIPHKKLVVITGVSGSGKSSLAFDTLFAEGQRRYVESFSAYARQFLEKMDKPDVDHIEGIPPAIAIQQKNPVKNRRSTVGTATEINDYLRLLFARIGKTFCSSCNRQVQIDSVSHIVETILSLPEDTRFLVTFPIVMSQKVSSQAHINLLKERGLVRILADNTILDITSEKNDWDIRSAKFVYGIIDRLVVKDVSKERLVDALETAYRLGAGHASIIYNSPDSSLCNDPHIQGQPLNIQGSSWRELKYSKQFFCSYCAIEYPDPVPMLFSFNNPIGACPKCQGFGHTIDINLDAVIPDKEKTLNQGAIAPWKTPTYNSMFESLKKASAKYNIPLTVPFRKLTKEQVKLILEGTEDFCGIYDFFHWLEQRKYKMHIRVFLSKYRGYTLCHTCNGKRLKNQALHVLINNKNISDICNMTIEEAYQFFKELQLTDYETNIAHLLLQEIKKRLDYMIKVGLEYLTLDRMTRTLSGGEAQRVNLTTSLGSSLVNTLYILDEPSIGLHPRDTDRLIQILKRLQSIGNTVVVVEHEKEVIKAADEIIDIGPGAGENGGMLVYQGAFKDLPAHNISLTGQYLKGAKEIKIPRNRKKSSKKAIVLRGASQNNLKGIDVTFPLNMLVCVTGVSGSGKSTLVQDTLYGAIKEKKKGCAGLIGKYKGIEGTQLITDVVLVDQSPIGRTPRSNPVTYIKIFDEIRRLFSSTRDAKIRKLEIGSFSFNVAGGRCEQCEGAGYIIVDMQFLADITITCDKCNGKRFNKKVLDVKYKDKNIHEVLEMTVDEALIFFHDSTRITKGLKFLQDTGLGYLRLGQPATTLSGGEAQRLKISSYIAQENTDVMLFIFDEPTIGLHMDDIQKLLTCFQKLLEAGHSLIVVEHNLDIIKSADYLIDLGPEGGNAGGYIVGCGTPEQISQIQSSYTGRYLKPYFSQTSNAGRGKRSVISK from the coding sequence ATGAAAAAATCCATTATTGCCCGTGGCATACGGGTGCATAATCTCAAGAATATTACCGTTGAAATCCCGCATAAAAAGCTTGTGGTGATTACAGGAGTCAGTGGATCGGGCAAATCAAGCCTGGCATTTGATACCCTTTTTGCAGAGGGGCAAAGGCGATATGTAGAGTCTTTTTCAGCTTATGCGCGTCAATTCCTGGAAAAAATGGATAAACCGGATGTAGATCACATTGAAGGAATCCCGCCTGCAATAGCCATTCAGCAAAAAAATCCGGTAAAAAACCGCCGCTCAACCGTTGGGACTGCTACAGAGATTAATGACTATCTGAGACTACTGTTTGCCCGGATTGGCAAGACCTTTTGTAGTAGCTGTAACCGACAGGTACAGATAGACTCTGTCTCTCATATTGTGGAAACCATCTTATCATTGCCGGAAGATACACGATTCCTCGTTACATTCCCAATCGTTATGAGTCAAAAAGTTTCAAGTCAGGCACACATTAACCTGCTGAAAGAGCGCGGGTTGGTAAGAATCCTGGCCGATAATACTATTCTTGACATCACCTCAGAAAAAAACGATTGGGATATCAGGTCTGCAAAATTTGTTTATGGAATTATTGACCGGCTGGTCGTTAAAGACGTTAGTAAAGAACGCCTTGTAGATGCTCTGGAAACTGCATACCGCCTGGGTGCGGGACATGCAAGCATTATCTACAATAGTCCTGATTCTTCTCTTTGTAATGATCCGCATATACAAGGCCAGCCTCTCAATATTCAGGGATCCTCCTGGAGAGAACTCAAATACAGCAAGCAATTCTTTTGCAGTTATTGTGCTATTGAATATCCTGATCCCGTACCTATGCTATTTTCGTTTAACAACCCGATTGGCGCCTGTCCTAAATGTCAGGGTTTTGGACATACTATCGATATCAACCTGGATGCCGTCATACCGGATAAAGAAAAAACGTTGAATCAGGGAGCTATCGCTCCCTGGAAAACACCTACCTACAACTCGATGTTTGAATCGCTTAAAAAGGCATCTGCAAAATATAATATACCACTCACTGTCCCCTTCCGTAAATTAACGAAGGAGCAGGTAAAATTAATCCTGGAAGGCACAGAAGATTTCTGTGGCATCTACGACTTCTTTCACTGGTTAGAACAGCGAAAATATAAGATGCACATCCGCGTATTCCTGAGTAAATACCGGGGATATACCCTTTGTCATACCTGCAATGGAAAACGCTTGAAAAATCAGGCATTACATGTTCTGATTAACAATAAGAATATATCGGATATCTGCAACATGACAATCGAAGAAGCTTACCAATTCTTTAAAGAACTTCAGCTTACCGATTATGAAACAAATATAGCTCACTTGCTTTTACAGGAAATTAAAAAGCGATTAGACTACATGATCAAGGTAGGATTAGAATATCTGACCCTGGATCGTATGACTCGTACCCTTTCCGGAGGAGAAGCACAAAGGGTAAACCTTACAACATCTCTGGGTTCTTCACTGGTAAATACTCTCTATATCCTGGATGAACCGAGTATTGGGCTTCATCCGAGAGATACCGACAGGCTCATACAGATCCTGAAACGATTACAGAGTATTGGAAACACCGTTGTCGTCGTTGAACATGAAAAAGAGGTCATTAAGGCAGCGGATGAGATTATCGATATTGGACCGGGGGCAGGAGAAAATGGCGGCATGCTTGTTTATCAAGGTGCATTTAAAGATTTGCCTGCTCATAATATTTCACTGACGGGACAATATTTAAAAGGTGCTAAAGAGATTAAAATACCTCGGAATCGGAAAAAAAGTTCCAAGAAGGCCATTGTATTGAGAGGCGCTTCACAAAATAATTTGAAAGGAATAGATGTTACCTTTCCTCTTAATATGCTCGTATGTGTAACGGGGGTATCCGGATCAGGGAAAAGCACCCTTGTACAAGATACCCTTTACGGGGCAATAAAAGAAAAGAAAAAAGGGTGCGCAGGACTCATAGGAAAATACAAGGGAATCGAAGGCACACAATTAATTACTGATGTTGTCCTTGTAGATCAATCACCCATAGGCCGAACCCCTCGTTCTAATCCTGTTACATACATAAAGATATTTGATGAAATCCGAAGGCTCTTTTCATCAACCCGGGATGCAAAAATACGAAAACTGGAAATCGGCTCTTTTTCTTTCAATGTGGCTGGCGGAAGATGCGAACAATGCGAGGGCGCCGGCTATATCATAGTCGATATGCAGTTCCTTGCAGACATTACAATTACCTGCGATAAATGTAACGGGAAACGATTTAATAAAAAGGTGCTTGATGTAAAATATAAAGACAAAAACATCCATGAGGTATTAGAAATGACGGTAGATGAAGCCCTTATATTCTTCCATGATTCAACACGAATTACCAAAGGATTAAAATTTCTTCAGGATACGGGATTGGGCTACCTGCGGTTAGGCCAACCTGCAACAACCTTATCCGGAGGGGAGGCACAAAGACTCAAAATTTCATCCTACATAGCTCAGGAAAACACCGACGTGATGCTCTTTATCTTTGATGAACCTACGATAGGACTCCACATGGATGATATTCAAAAATTACTCACGTGTTTTCAGAAATTACTTGAGGCCGGACACTCTTTAATCGTGGTGGAACATAATCTGGATATTATTAAATCTGCTGATTATCTTATCGATCTCGGCCCCGAAGGTGGCAATGCGGGCGGATATATCGTTGGATGTGGCACGCCGGAACAAATTTCTCAAATACAATCAAGTTATACCGGCAGGTATTTGAAGCCTTATTTTTCTCAAACATCAAACGCAGGCAGGGGCAAACGGAGCGTTATTTCAAAATGA
- a CDS encoding PEGA domain-containing protein: MSNLVFRAFSLSSESILPKVRMRIYTSLIQYLCVCLSILSPFLFINTLSIAEPGEQPVRKAAIFVENRAGSAFHDKVPVLEDFITSRITEKGFSVLSREVVINSLNNYPVQEPKDSDEELKDFINAVQLLKALLTKDQKGLEEGISGAGLDKLLSKETSALRLTQMIGADYIIVVSLTSLGTEKKAFKGYGVETMNLITHVRVSYKILDSVYGGTLVADTIRVSKSLRSTESSRNEDSDMINGLLDDAAVKVAEGLDKKHLAQPPPGRNLVEITIACGMQDLVQLPISIPDVRLTENGTVIIEKDALEVQVLDVTVELNGTVIGSAPGVFKVPQGLSKIRLSREGFKDWERTINIIEGQKLKVALQMHETGYARWKDTIAFLQDLKNGEKLTDATVELIKGGAQMLRQSGFNIHVKGDFNIDPKKGNSIFNLSR, encoded by the coding sequence ATGTCGAATTTAGTTTTTAGAGCATTTTCCCTTTCATCAGAATCAATCCTGCCTAAGGTTCGTATGAGAATATATACCTCATTGATACAGTACCTATGCGTATGCCTGTCGATTCTTTCTCCTTTTCTTTTTATAAATACCCTTTCGATTGCTGAACCGGGCGAACAACCTGTGCGCAAGGCTGCTATTTTTGTGGAAAATCGGGCGGGCAGCGCCTTTCATGATAAAGTACCTGTATTGGAGGATTTCATTACCAGTCGTATAACGGAGAAAGGATTCAGTGTACTCAGCCGGGAAGTCGTGATCAACAGCCTGAATAATTATCCTGTACAAGAACCAAAGGATTCTGATGAAGAGTTAAAGGATTTTATCAATGCTGTGCAGCTTCTGAAAGCCTTATTGACTAAAGATCAAAAAGGTTTGGAGGAAGGGATATCGGGTGCAGGACTGGACAAACTCCTCAGTAAAGAAACTTCCGCTTTGCGATTAACGCAGATGATAGGTGCAGATTATATCATTGTGGTTTCCCTGACTTCGCTTGGCACAGAAAAGAAAGCATTTAAAGGCTACGGGGTAGAAACCATGAATCTCATTACTCATGTGCGAGTAAGTTATAAGATTCTCGATAGTGTATATGGTGGGACTTTGGTTGCAGATACTATCAGAGTAAGTAAATCTTTGCGTTCTACAGAAAGCAGTCGCAACGAGGACAGCGATATGATCAATGGACTATTGGATGATGCGGCAGTTAAGGTTGCAGAAGGTCTAGATAAAAAACACCTTGCCCAACCTCCTCCGGGACGTAACCTTGTTGAAATTACGATTGCTTGCGGCATGCAGGATTTAGTCCAGCTGCCAATAAGCATTCCTGATGTTCGATTGACAGAAAACGGTACCGTGATAATCGAAAAGGATGCATTGGAAGTGCAAGTGCTGGATGTTACTGTTGAACTGAATGGAACGGTTATTGGTTCTGCCCCCGGCGTTTTTAAGGTGCCTCAGGGACTCAGTAAGATTCGTCTTTCCCGTGAAGGGTTTAAGGATTGGGAGCGGACAATCAATATCATTGAAGGGCAGAAACTAAAGGTAGCCTTGCAGATGCATGAGACCGGATATGCGCGATGGAAAGATACCATTGCATTTCTCCAGGATTTGAAAAATGGGGAGAAACTGACAGATGCTACAGTCGAATTGATAAAAGGAGGCGCACAGATGCTGAGACAAAGCGGGTTCAATATACATGTCAAAGGGGATTTCAATATAGATCCCAAGAAGGGTAATTCAATTTTTAATCTATCTCGTTAA
- a CDS encoding penicillin-binding protein activator LpoB — protein MKKTPRFYLIPLLSSIVIGGCATHTRYVEPTGPRTLVTSEINIQDFSYAAEDMVKSLLISGSLDKTPVQPAILAISRIVNNTTQQIDTDMLTKKIRVALNQSGKVLTTTTMGIGGIAEDPLAKDIQQEKEFYSDKKEPQPLPDYTLSGKIIEKRDSQNNIRQVAYIFQLSLTDGRGLAVWEDEKQIAKQGKQSLIGW, from the coding sequence ATGAAAAAGACTCCCCGCTTTTATCTTATACCGTTACTATCGTCGATAGTTATTGGCGGATGTGCAACACATACAAGGTATGTTGAACCTACTGGCCCGCGTACTTTGGTTACTTCTGAAATAAATATTCAGGACTTCTCTTACGCTGCCGAGGATATGGTTAAGTCGCTCCTGATTTCAGGATCTTTAGACAAAACACCCGTCCAGCCTGCTATTCTTGCAATTAGCAGAATTGTAAACAATACCACTCAGCAGATTGATACCGATATGCTGACAAAAAAGATTCGGGTTGCCCTCAACCAGAGTGGAAAGGTCTTAACTACTACAACGATGGGAATAGGCGGTATCGCTGAAGATCCTTTGGCTAAGGATATTCAACAGGAAAAAGAGTTTTATTCAGATAAAAAAGAACCGCAACCGCTGCCTGACTACACGCTTTCCGGTAAAATCATTGAGAAACGTGATAGCCAAAACAATATTCGCCAGGTTGCATATATCTTCCAGTTATCGCTCACTGATGGCAGAGGTTTGGCTGTCTGGGAAGATGAGAAGCAAATCGCTAAACAAGGAAAACAAAGTCTCATTGGTTGGTAG
- a CDS encoding YcfL family protein, translating to MQKTIWLLTGFLISMAMVSSSCTTVNTVGRETPVGTRQMIADKRVITDATLNRKVSIVGLNENTTSGGFLQVQIELLNQKNSLQEFSYNFEWFDMNGMLINSPASVWIPRHIEGREALTITAVAPTTMAKDFRVKFIENVR from the coding sequence ATGCAAAAAACGATATGGTTGCTGACAGGTTTCTTGATAAGTATGGCTATGGTATCCTCATCATGTACCACGGTTAATACCGTGGGAAGGGAAACCCCGGTTGGAACACGCCAGATGATCGCTGATAAACGGGTTATTACTGATGCTACGTTAAACAGAAAGGTTAGTATCGTTGGTCTGAACGAAAATACTACCAGTGGCGGATTTTTACAGGTGCAAATTGAGCTGCTTAACCAAAAGAATTCCCTGCAGGAATTCAGCTATAATTTTGAATGGTTTGATATGAATGGAATGCTCATCAACTCACCTGCTTCTGTGTGGATACCCCGGCATATTGAGGGGCGTGAGGCTTTGACAATTACCGCAGTAGCTCCTACAACAATGGCTAAGGATTTCCGTGTAAAATTTATTGAGAATGTAAGATGA
- a CDS encoding CsgG/HfaB family protein: MKLLLIGKIFFTICTLVFLAPALTWAQKETLGVSAVKPTPALVQGVERAGKRVEMDRVLQSLDGQLTDSIHATRKFQVVGRSDLSEILKEQEFANSGNVDSNDKSAALQSKLAGAKYLLVTTVDDFQDYTETATFKSTGRSATKRVVRLSCVGKIYDSTTGKLLESTNFQMSNKDISENRTYSAREGMVGEDLLVTIAREMAGKIANRVADVIFPPRVLSKRDKQVTINRGDGTDVTVGQIWNVFAVGEELIDPDTKESLGREEVLIGKVKIISILPKTSTAEILEDFGINKDTLLRKAQ, from the coding sequence ATGAAACTCTTACTAATTGGTAAAATCTTTTTCACTATTTGTACGTTAGTTTTTTTGGCCCCGGCACTTACCTGGGCGCAAAAGGAGACATTAGGTGTCTCTGCCGTCAAACCTACTCCCGCTCTTGTGCAAGGTGTAGAACGGGCAGGCAAGAGGGTTGAAATGGACCGTGTATTACAATCACTGGATGGTCAACTGACCGACTCTATTCATGCGACAAGAAAATTCCAGGTAGTAGGGAGGAGTGATTTGAGTGAAATTTTAAAGGAGCAGGAGTTTGCCAATTCCGGGAATGTTGACTCAAATGACAAATCTGCCGCATTGCAGTCCAAATTAGCCGGAGCGAAATATCTCCTTGTCACAACCGTTGATGATTTTCAGGATTACACGGAGACCGCCACTTTTAAAAGCACTGGCAGAAGTGCTACAAAACGCGTTGTCAGACTTTCTTGTGTAGGTAAAATATACGACTCAACTACAGGGAAATTACTGGAGTCTACGAATTTCCAGATGAGTAATAAAGACATTTCAGAAAATCGGACGTATTCGGCAAGGGAGGGTATGGTGGGCGAGGATCTGTTGGTGACAATCGCCCGTGAAATGGCGGGAAAAATCGCTAATCGTGTAGCCGACGTAATTTTTCCACCCAGGGTACTGAGTAAGAGAGACAAGCAGGTTACCATCAATCGTGGCGATGGCACTGACGTTACGGTAGGGCAGATCTGGAATGTTTTTGCCGTGGGTGAAGAATTAATTGATCCTGACACGAAAGAATCTCTGGGCAGAGAAGAAGTGCTCATTGGTAAGGTAAAAATCATCAGCATTCTACCTAAGACGTCAACAGCGGAGATTCTGGAAGATTTTGGAATTAACAAAGATACTCTTTTGAGAAAGGCGCAGTAG
- a CDS encoding flippase-like domain-containing protein, translating into MNLNKKNIFFILSIIVSVVCLWLFVKNIKWSLLGNALREANYWFIIPTLILSSLFFAVRTLRWQGLLSHIKPIPMINLLSITCIGFMANNILPARVGEVLRPFLLYKKEGVKFSTSVATVIVERIFDMLSLILFTVIVIALLPHPSATNHNPSAQVSPHDVNTIKESIIPSLKKWTEVFAVIGVLTTVSLFLVIIRPDFFRKILLKLCSFLPHKFKDKTMEFYESFVYGLRILENKAQTLWILALSFLIWIIAGAEIYLLGFSFHIHLPFVGACLIAVCLALAIALPQAPGYIGVFHIAILKSLDIFGIQATAAQSYAIILWAISVLPSIVLGFLFLWREGIAFREVVRLEEEIAEGKLEELEGIPKETPH; encoded by the coding sequence ATGAATTTGAACAAAAAAAATATCTTTTTCATTTTAAGTATTATCGTTAGCGTTGTTTGCTTATGGTTATTTGTCAAAAATATCAAATGGTCACTCCTGGGAAATGCCTTACGAGAAGCAAATTATTGGTTTATCATACCAACACTTATTTTATCTTCGCTATTTTTTGCAGTAAGGACGCTTCGTTGGCAAGGATTATTATCGCACATTAAACCAATTCCTATGATAAATCTGTTATCTATCACCTGCATTGGTTTCATGGCAAACAACATCCTTCCCGCCCGTGTTGGAGAAGTTTTACGGCCTTTTTTATTATATAAAAAGGAGGGTGTAAAATTTTCAACCTCGGTTGCCACCGTAATCGTGGAGCGGATATTCGATATGTTAAGCCTTATTCTCTTTACCGTGATCGTCATCGCTTTACTGCCACACCCCTCTGCAACGAACCACAATCCCTCTGCTCAGGTTTCACCCCATGACGTAAACACAATTAAGGAATCCATTATTCCTTCCTTGAAAAAATGGACTGAGGTATTCGCTGTGATAGGAGTCCTTACTACCGTTTCCCTTTTTTTAGTTATTATAAGGCCTGATTTCTTTAGAAAAATACTGCTGAAACTCTGTTCCTTTCTCCCCCACAAATTTAAGGATAAAACTATGGAGTTTTACGAATCCTTTGTTTATGGACTAAGGATACTGGAGAACAAAGCGCAGACCCTGTGGATACTAGCGCTTTCATTCTTGATCTGGATTATTGCCGGAGCAGAAATATATCTTCTTGGATTTTCCTTCCATATACATCTTCCTTTCGTTGGCGCATGCCTTATTGCTGTTTGTCTGGCACTGGCAATTGCTCTGCCTCAAGCGCCCGGGTACATTGGAGTCTTTCATATCGCAATACTAAAATCACTGGATATTTTTGGGATACAGGCGACGGCAGCTCAAAGCTATGCTATTATCTTGTGGGCCATCAGTGTTCTACCTTCCATAGTTTTGGGTTTTCTTTTTCTCTGGAGAGAAGGTATCGCCTTTCGGGAAGTAGTAAGACTGGAAGAAGAGATTGCTGAAGGAAAGCTGGAAGAATTAGAAGGTATACCAAAAGAAACTCCTCATTAA